The following coding sequences lie in one Spinacia oleracea cultivar Varoflay chromosome 1, BTI_SOV_V1, whole genome shotgun sequence genomic window:
- the LOC110802405 gene encoding uncharacterized protein — protein MGRKKKATAPVTSPVASEDDSRTIPATCDNIQGNTDARNGNPDDSSSALIEDDDELIHSDLVHPSAGMIPKKLHRVIIALNRELGLTWNGRLNEKNCTDSVFSESPAVVPVVIEPSNGNYTNCNASAHVIIDPVVTLPADPWKHLFVGSKMASKGAELGFINPLVKDGRKVAQLQQKELDSMADKWQAAIVMYVVGDSPTIAFVKRFMAAVWSNMTQPQVFYHDEGYFILKFANVEDKNTIVAGGPYTFYGKPVIIKPWVANFNFYEEVLKVIPLWVKFPNLPLNCWGSDYLSRISSLLGVPLFADGCTTRQERVSFARVLIEMDVTNPLPGHVWIEDTTGKAFKQPVSYDWKPQFCKPCNVVGHDCDKLQKAKPVKPAVKKVWVPKQMQQAEQPQVVSNNAHTPPHTQVVPQASGNVDWQIVTRRTKEPSRMRNMSPSNPFTVLSSDLGFKEITDGDMTEVGDDHTVTQAPNHEEALIETRVKETKFKQISSKFGRYWSWGENYKDNPRGRIWLGWQHLEVDLSILTCHEQFIHCVVRDRTGCVYLYFTAVYGLHTIEDRKSLWSALLQIQASVGAYPWILSGDFNTILADGDRINGCPITAAETCDFNNFVVSAGLCVLQSVGGYFSWHKGAGEGKVASRIDWCLGNPAWVMKFSGVPVQYLNFSISDHVPLMISCLPDVPEGGKPFRFLNFLADHTQFAPLVKAVWDSPGAGTCMFQLWCKLKQVKCKLKSLHSEEFAGIAEKIDKARTLLASVQQDLVTAPTTELHLQEIECIADLRKWLRVDEIALRQKSRIQWLQKEVISFYKALLGSSAPSLPSVHLPTLRKGPTLSVSAKKWLIRQVTNDEIDLALKAIGDDKAPGLDGLNAVFFKKSWHIIKEDVYRAVKELFLSNTMLPQFNTTSITLVPKVLNPTLVKDFRPIACCNVVYKLVSKVLTTRMQAVISEVVNEAQSGFIPAR, from the exons AtggggaggaagaagaaggctACTGCTCCGGTAACTTCTCCGGTGGCTTCGGAAGATGATTCTCGGACGATTCCTGCTACTTGTGATAACATTCAAGGCAATACTGATGCTCGAAATGGAAACCCAGATGATTCCAGTTCTGCGCTGATTGAAGACGATGATGAACTCATTCACTCAGATCTAGTGCATCCTTCGGCTGGTATGATTCCTAAGAAACTCCATAGAGTTATAATTGCACTAAATCGTGAGCTGGGCTTAACCTGGAATGGTCGATTGAATGAAAAAAATTGTACGGACTCTGTTTTTTCAGAATCCCCTGCTGTTGTCCCTGTTGTGATTGAACCAAGTAATGGAAACTATACTAACTGCAATGCTAGTGCTCATGTGATTATAGACCCTGTTGTTACTCTTCCTGCTGATCCTTGGAAACACTTATTTGTTGGTTCGAAAATGGCTTCGAAGGGGGCTGAGCTTGGATTTATTAATCCTCTTGTTAAAGATGGTAGGAAAGTAGCTCAACTCCAGCAGAAGGAGTTGGATTCTATGGCTGATAAGTGGCAGGCTGCGATAGTCATGTATGTGGTGGGTGATTCCCCCACTATTGCCTTTGTTAAGAGGTTTATGGCTGCTGTGTGGAGCAATATGACACAACCACAGGTCTTCTACCATGATGAGGGTTACTTCATCCTTAAGTTTGCTAATGTAGAGGACAAAAACACTATAGTTGCTGGTGGACCCTATACCTTCTATGGTAAACCTGTCATTATTAAGCCTTGGGTagcaaatttcaatttctatgAAGAAGTTCTTAAGGTTATTCCACTGTGGGTGAAATTTCCTAACCTTCCTCTCAACTGTTGGGGTAGTGATTATCTCAGCAGGATCAGCAGCTTGCTTGGAGTTCCTTTATTTGCAGATGGGTGCACAACAAGGCAAGAAAGGGTTTCCTTTGCTAGGGTACTAATTGAAATGGATGTCACTAATCCATTGCCTGGTCATGTTTGGATAGAGGATACTACTGGGAAAGCTTTTAAGCAACCAGTGTCATATGATTGGAAGCCACAATTCTGTAAACCTTGCAATGTAGTGGGTCATGACTGTGATAAACTACAAAAGGCTAAACCTGTCAAACCAGCTGTGAAGAAAGTATGGGTGCCAAAGCAGATGCAACAGGCTGAACAACCACAGGTTGTTAGTAACAATGCACATACACCACCTCACACTCAAGTTGTTCCACAAGCTAGTGGAAATGTTGACTGGCAGATTGTAACCAGAAGGACCAAAGAGCCTTCTAGAATGAGAAACATGAGTCCTAGTAATCCATTCACAGTTCTTTCAAGTGATTTGGGGTTCAAAGAAATAACTGATGGGGATATGACTGAAGTTGGAGATGACCACACTGTTACTCAAGCACCTAATCATGAAGAAG CCTTAATTGAAACTAGAGTTAAAGAAACAAAGTTCAAGCAAATTTCTAGTAAGTTTGGTAGATACTGGAGTTGGGGAGAAAACTATAAAGACAATCCTAGGGGCAGGATTTGGTTAGGTTGGCAACACCTTGAGGTGGATTTATCTATCTTAACATGCCATGAGCAGTTTATTCACTGTGTGGTTAGAGATAGGACTGGGTGTGTTTATTTGTACTTCACTGCAGTGTATGGACTGCATACTATTGAGGATAGGAAAAGTTTATGGTCAGCTCTGTTACAGATTCAAGCCAGTGTGGGGGCATACCCATGGATCTTGTCAGGTGACTTTAACACCATATTGGCTGATGGTGATAGAATAAATGGATGTCCTATTACAGCTGCTGAAACTTGTGACTTTAACAATTTTGTTGTTTCTGCTGGATTGTGTGTTCTGCAGAGTGTTGGGGGTTATTTTTCTTGGCATAAAGGGGCTGGTGAGGGGAAAGTAGCAAGTAGAATAGATTGGTGCTTGGGTAATCCTGCCTGGGTGATGAAATTCAGTGGGGTGCCTGTGCAGTATTTAAACTTTTCTATCTCTGATCATGTGCCTTTAATGATCTCTTGCTTACCTGATGTTCCAGAAGGGGGTAAACCTTTTAGATTCTTGAATTTTCTTGCTGATCATACACAGTTTGCACCATTGGTGAAAGCAGTTTGGGATTCTCCTGGCGCTGGTACATGTATGTTCCAACTTTGGTGTAAACTGAAACAGGTGAAGTGTAAGTTGAAGAGTCTCCATAGCGAGGAATTTGCTGGTATTGCTGAGAAGATTGACAAAGCTAGAACCTTGTTGGCATCTGTACAACAAGATTTGGTTACTGCTCCTACCACTGAGTTGCACCTGCAAGAAATTGAATGTATAGCTGACTTGAGGAAATGGCTCAGAGTAGATGAGATTGCTCTAAGGCAAAAATCTAGAATTCAGTGGTTGCAG AAGGAAGTTATCTCTTTCTATAAAGCTTTGCTTGGCTCTTCTGCTCCTTCTCTCCCTTCTGTGCACTTGCCTACTTTGAGAAAAGGGCCAACACTTAGTGTTTCTGCTAAGAAGTGGCTGATTAGACAGGTTACTAATGATGAAATTGATCTAGCCCTGAAAGCTATTGGAGATGATAAAGCTCCTGGTTTGGATGGTCTTAATGCTGTTTTCTTTAAGAAGTCTTGGCATATAATCAAGGAGGATGTTTATAGAGCAGTAAAGGAGTTGTTCTTGTCTAACACTATGTTACCTCAGTTCAACACTACATCCATCACTCTTGTTCCCAAAGTTCTTAACCCTACTTTGGTTAAAGACTTTAGACCTATTGCTTGCTGCAATGTGGTCTACAAATTGGTTTCT